A region from the Acipenser ruthenus chromosome 49, fAciRut3.2 maternal haplotype, whole genome shotgun sequence genome encodes:
- the LOC117428823 gene encoding pleckstrin homology domain-containing family J member 1-like produces MRFNEKELLCISKQPSEKAAELGMRGPKKGDVVKRRLVKLVINFLFYFRTDEEEPAGALLLEQCKVEQEEPMAFSVAFLDESEKKYLFECESSEQCQEWVESLTRASYEFMRRSLMFYRSEIHKLTGKDPLEQYGISEEARFQVSSQRP; encoded by the exons ATGAGGTTCAACGAGAAAGAGCTGCTTTGTATCTCGAAACAGCCGTCGGAAAAGGCGGCCGAGCTGGGAATGAGGGGGCCGAAGAAGGGAGACG TGGTCAAGAGACGTCTGGTCAAGCTAGTGATCAACTTCCTGTTCTACTTCCGGACAGATGAGGAGGAG CCGGCTGGGGCCCTGCTGCTGGAGCAGTGCAAGGTGGAGCAGGAGGAACCCATGGCCTTCTCAGTGG CCTTCCTGGACGAGTCGGAGAAGAAGTACCTGTTTGAGTGTGAGAGCAGCGAGCAGTGCCAGGAATGGGTCGAGTCACTCACCAGGGCCAG CTACGAGTTCATGAGAAGAAGTCTTATGTTTTATCGCAGTGAGATTCACAAGCTAACGGGAAAG GACCCCCTGGAGCAGTACGGCATATCGGAGGAGGCACGCTTCCAGGTCAGCTCTCAAAGACCCTGA
- the LOC117968431 gene encoding splicing factor 3A subunit 2-like codes for MDFQHRPGGKTGSGGVASSSESNRDRRERLRQLALETIDINKDPYFMKNHLGSYECKLCLTLHNNEGSYLAHTQGKKHQTNLARRAAKEAKEAPQQPAPEKVKVEVKKFVKIGRPGYKVTKQRDPETGQQSLLFQIDYPEISESIAPRHRFMSAYEQRIEPPDRRWQYLLLAAEPYETIAFKVPSREIDKGESRFWTHWNRETKQFFLQFHFKMEKAMQPPSGPMPPMGMKRPPPLMGSLTPRPPPIDSMPPPPPGGMPLPPLPPGIPAPPQMPPQMPPQMPPQMPPQMPPQMPPQMPPQMPPQMPPQMPPGPGVPPPAPLPPLMRPPLPSEGPGGMPPPPPNN; via the exons ATGGATTTCCAGCACAGACCGGGAGGGAAGACGGGCAGCGGAGGCGTGGCCTCCTCCTCGGAGAGTAACCGCGACCGGCGAGAGCGTCTGCGGCAGCTCGCCCTCGAGACCATCGACATCAACAAGGACCCCTACTTCATGAAGAACCACCTGGGCTCCTACGAGTGCAAGCTCTGCCTGACCCTGCACAACAACGAG ggaagcTATTTAGCTCACACACAAGGAAAGAAACATCAGACAAATCT AGCGCGGAGAGCAGCTAAAGAAGCCAAGGAAGCCCCTCAGCAGCCTGCGCCGGAGAAGGTGAAGGTGGAAGTGAAGAAGTTTGTGAAGATCGGCCGCCCTGGATACAAAG TAACAAAACAGAGGGACCCAGAAACAGGACAGCAGAGTCTGCTTTTCCAG ATTGACTACCCGGAGATCTCAGAGAGCATTGCCCCTCGGCACCGATTCATGTCGGCTTACGAGCAGCGCATTGAGCCCCCGGACCGGCGCTGGCAGTACCTGCTGCTCGCCGCGGAGCCCTATGAGACCATCGCGTTCAAG GTACCCAGCAGAGAGATAGACAAAGGAGAGAGCAGGTTCTGGACCCACTGGAACAGAGAGACCAAACAG TTTTTCCTGCAGTTCCACTTCAAGATGGAGAAAGCCATGCAGCCCCCCAGTGGCCCCATGCCCCCCATGGGAATGAAGAGACCCCCTCCCCTAATGGGGAGCCTAACCCCCCGGCCCCCTCCGATCGACTCCATGCCGCCCCCTCCCCCTGGGGGAATGCCCTTGCCCCCCCTGCCCCCTGGAATCCCAGCACCCCCGCAGATGCCTCCACAGATGCCCCCGCAGATGCCTCCACAGATGCCCCCGCAGATGCCTCCGCAGATGCCCCCGCAGATGCCCCCGCAGATGCCTCCACAGATGCCCCCGCAGATGCCCCCTGGCCCTGGAGTGCCCCCTCCagcccccctgccccccctcatGAGGCCGCCGCTGCCAAGCGAAGGCCCGGGGGGCATGCCACCCCCTCCTCCAAACAACTGA
- the LOC117428873 gene encoding muellerian-inhibiting factor, with translation MESRAGMWGALLGFILLQPCLCLPDRADVSGYEPSDQVPRADSNLSTGGAGFRNPFGKNAGEREPGVVGLEVGEKMSLGGDDSSQGGPRQSLGVTNDPVGQDCRLESWGEVLGITWKHEREFLSDLRQSWRKGKGSLSQFGLCPAAPSHLLSSLKDLAAHLQNPREGSKLHALQPRQERWEDQGLHLEFSVPAHWRPLQDQLTSALVFYPYRSTLSEAERGVEGLSISFATESPSRHNQTACFSLDTRYLVLDAEGLLENSTHGHPVYRVHLGIHSADTGSLQQFLIGEDKECNTRMSPTLLVLVDGQTDSRQDSLSIPPPHHWDSTYEFLKELKGFLSAMLRGENEGPPQQLHVDLDSLQSLPHGYLNASSEDVALLRQLLESHAPTLFRFPRRLEDLRGHRVELVLEADLLDLLNTRLTDTVAQIQRQMELQNHGGLPQLQRLLRGCFHLTQGRGVPPEETPANPRQRQYHSLLLLKALQTVLSAWDQRGQRQKPTRQDRSQEHHTDCGLRELSVSLLEYKHILQPKDLSIGNCQGHCRFPLADSDRYEHNNHVVLLLRQHERGPGLERAPCCVPVMYREVQVTEITVYGFKVSDKPNMIAVKCGCR, from the exons ATGGAAAGCAGAGCTGGGATGTGGGGTGCACTGCTTGGCTTCATCCTGCTTCAACCTTGCTTGTGTTTGCCGGACAGGGCTGATGTTTCAGGCTATGAGCCGAGTGACCAGGTCCCCAGAGCGGATTCAAACCTCTCGACAGGAGGAGCAGGCTTCAGGAATCCTTTCGGAAAGAATGCCGGAGAAAGGGAACCAGGGGTTGTCGGTTTAGAAGTGGGGGAGAAGATGAGTTTGGGGGGGGATGACTCCTCTCAGGGGGGCCCCAGGCAGTCCCTCGGGGTTACGAACGACCCTGTTGGCCAGGATTGCCGTCTGGAGTCCTGGGGTGAGGTTTTGGGAATCACCTGGAAGCATGAGAGGGAGTTCTTGTCAGACCTGCGCCAGTCCTGGAGGAAGGGAAAAGGGAGCTTGTCCCAGTTCGGGCTCTGTCCTGCAGCCCCCAGCCACCTGCTTTCCTCCCTGAAGGACCTGGCTGCTCATCTGCAGAACCCCAGAGAGGGAAGCAAGCTGCACGCACTGCAGCCCAGACAAG AGCGTTGGGAGGATCAGGGGCTGCACCTGGAGTTCAGCGTGCCTGCTCACTGGCGCCCACTACAGGACCAGCTGACCTCCGCCCTGGTCTTCTATCCCTATAGGTCCACCCTGAGCGAGGcagagagaggggtggaggggCTGAGCATCTCCTTTGCAACGGAATCCCCCAGCCGACACAACCAG ACTGCCTGTTTCTCTCTGGACACCCGATACCTCGTCCTGGACGCAGAGGGGCTGCTGGAAAACTCCACTCACGGGCATCCTGTTTACAGAGTCCACCTGGGGATCCACAGCGCTGACACAG GCTCTCTGCAGCAGTTCCTGATTGGGGAGGATAAGGAGTGCAACACAAGGATGAGCCCAACACTGCTGGTCCTGGTGGACGGACAAACGGACAG CCGGCAGGACTCTCTGAGCATTCCCCCCCCGCATCACTGGGACTCCACCTACGAGTTCCTCAAAGAGCTGAAGGGTTTCCTGAGCGCTATGCTGCGTGGTGAAAACGAGGGGCCCCCCCAGCAGCTGCATGTGGACCTCGACAGCCTGCAGTCCCTCCCGCACGGGTACCTCAACGCCTCCTCCGAGGACGTGGCTCTGCTCCGGCAGCTGCTCGAATCCCACGCCCCCACGCTGTTCCGCTTCCCACGCCGCCTCGAGGATCTGCGGGGCCACAGAGTGGAGCTGGTGCTGGAGGCAGACCTGCTGGACCTGCTGAACACCCGGCTCACCGACACCGTCGCCCAAATCCAGCGGCAGATGGAGCTCCAGAACCACGGGGGCCTGCCCCAGCTGCAGAGGCTGCTGCGAGGATGCTTCCACCTGACACAGGGACGAG GCGTGCCCCCGGAAGAGACGCCTGCAAACCCGCGGCAGAGGCAGTACCACTCCCTGCTCTTACTCAAAGCCCTGCAGACGGTGCTGTCCGCCTGGGATCAGCGAGGGCAGAGACAGAAACCGACCCGCCAGGACCGCAGCCAGGAGCACCACACGGACTGCGGGCTGCGTGAGCTCTCCGTCAGCCTGCTCGAGTACAAACACATCCTGCAGCCCAAAGACCTGTCCATCGGTAACTGCCAGGGCCACTGCCGCTTTCCGCTCGCTGACAGCGACCGGTATGAGCACAACAACCACGTGGTGCTGCTGCTGCGCCAGCACGAGAGGGGCCCCGGCCTGGAGAGGGCACCCTGCTGCGTCCCCGTGATGTACAGAGAAGTACAGGTGACAGAGATCACAGTTTACGGGTTCAAAGTCTCAGACAAGCCCAACATGATCGCTGTGAAGTGCGGCTGCCGGTAG
- the LOC117428874 gene encoding junctional sarcoplasmic reticulum protein 1-like isoform X1 — MDESTFETFEGDIGPEEGLEELPAPGEILPKTTKQLRNQGAQIAKTSKGESSGVSREVEGFQTVEQELVQAQETALPSNPHPAKEKAKPAVPEKPARKAEPSAEGPVCAEEPSPWNGITLNRCLVVATVIVLVSMGFQTLQEAITSDDEVSDPESDLLSWSDSNPVEDKTEQPESSFFGSLMWWSWVPEEEDSEEAAAGGRRSESRGARALGRRDQEQEAGGRGRAEKHRVRRRAEGIRELLKSKEEKGGHDKAGRKHEEKPPKQREQKQAEHKRSEQKRDERKRREDSDDDKNSGSKGNRMSLLADKGMPKKERGKYQLKGGKRND, encoded by the exons ATGGATGAAAGTACATTTGAGACGTTTGAGGGAGATATAGGTCCTGAGGAGGGTTTGGAGGAGCTGCCAGCGCCGGGGGAGATCCTCCCCAAGACAACAAAACAGCTCCGCAATCAAG GTGCTCAGATTGCAAAGACAAGCAAAGGCGAGTCTAGTGGGGTATCACGA GAGGTGGAAGGTTTTCAGACAGTAGAGCAAGAGTTGGTCCAAGCTCAAGAGACGGCGCTGCCCTCGAACCCACATCCTGCCAAAGAGAAAGCAAAGCCAG CTGTCCCAGAGAAGCCAGCGAGGAAGGCAGAGCCCAGCGCGGAGGGGCCGGTCTGTGCTGAAGAGCCGTCTCCCTGGAACGGGATCACACTGAACCGCTGCCTCGTCGTGGCGACCGTCATCGTGCTGGTCAGCATGGGCTTCCAGACGCTGCAGG AGGCCATCACTTCCGATGATGAAGTCAGCGATCCGGAGTCTGATCTTCTGTCCTGGTCTGACAGCAACCCAGTGGAGGACAAGACAGAGCAG CCAGAGTCCTCGTTCTTCGGCAGCCTGATGTGGTGGTCCTGGGTCCCGGAGGAAGAGGACTCGGAGGAGGCTGCGGCTGGAGGAAGGAGATCGGAGTCGAGGGGTGCCAGAGCACTAGGGCGCAGAGATCAGGAGCAGGAGGCAGGGGGGAGAGGAAGAGCAGAGAAGCACAGGGTGAGGCGTAGAGCAGAGGGGATCAGGGAGCTCCTGAAGAGCAAAGAGGAGAAGGGGGGTCACGACAAGGCAGGCCGGAAACACGAGGAGAAACCCCCAAAACAGAGGGAGCAAAAGCAGGCAGAGCACAAGCGCAGCGAGCAGAAACGGGACGAGCGCAAACGACGGGAGGACAGCGACGATGACAAGAACAGCGGCTCCAAGGGGAACAGGATGAGTCTCCTCGCAGACAAGGGCATGCCCAAGAAGGAACGTGGTAAATACCAGCTGAAGGGTGGCAAGAGGAACGATTAA
- the LOC117428874 gene encoding junctional sarcoplasmic reticulum protein 1-like isoform X2, with translation MDESTFETFEGDIGPEEGLEELPAPGEILPKTTKQLRNQAVPEKPARKAEPSAEGPVCAEEPSPWNGITLNRCLVVATVIVLVSMGFQTLQEAITSDDEVSDPESDLLSWSDSNPVEDKTEQPESSFFGSLMWWSWVPEEEDSEEAAAGGRRSESRGARALGRRDQEQEAGGRGRAEKHRVRRRAEGIRELLKSKEEKGGHDKAGRKHEEKPPKQREQKQAEHKRSEQKRDERKRREDSDDDKNSGSKGNRMSLLADKGMPKKERGKYQLKGGKRND, from the exons ATGGATGAAAGTACATTTGAGACGTTTGAGGGAGATATAGGTCCTGAGGAGGGTTTGGAGGAGCTGCCAGCGCCGGGGGAGATCCTCCCCAAGACAACAAAACAGCTCCGCAATCAAG CTGTCCCAGAGAAGCCAGCGAGGAAGGCAGAGCCCAGCGCGGAGGGGCCGGTCTGTGCTGAAGAGCCGTCTCCCTGGAACGGGATCACACTGAACCGCTGCCTCGTCGTGGCGACCGTCATCGTGCTGGTCAGCATGGGCTTCCAGACGCTGCAGG AGGCCATCACTTCCGATGATGAAGTCAGCGATCCGGAGTCTGATCTTCTGTCCTGGTCTGACAGCAACCCAGTGGAGGACAAGACAGAGCAG CCAGAGTCCTCGTTCTTCGGCAGCCTGATGTGGTGGTCCTGGGTCCCGGAGGAAGAGGACTCGGAGGAGGCTGCGGCTGGAGGAAGGAGATCGGAGTCGAGGGGTGCCAGAGCACTAGGGCGCAGAGATCAGGAGCAGGAGGCAGGGGGGAGAGGAAGAGCAGAGAAGCACAGGGTGAGGCGTAGAGCAGAGGGGATCAGGGAGCTCCTGAAGAGCAAAGAGGAGAAGGGGGGTCACGACAAGGCAGGCCGGAAACACGAGGAGAAACCCCCAAAACAGAGGGAGCAAAAGCAGGCAGAGCACAAGCGCAGCGAGCAGAAACGGGACGAGCGCAAACGACGGGAGGACAGCGACGATGACAAGAACAGCGGCTCCAAGGGGAACAGGATGAGTCTCCTCGCAGACAAGGGCATGCCCAAGAAGGAACGTGGTAAATACCAGCTGAAGGGTGGCAAGAGGAACGATTAA